One Actinosynnema pretiosum DNA segment encodes these proteins:
- a CDS encoding Gfo/Idh/MocA family protein produces MSTGPVGVGVIGAGTISDTYLENLTAFADTRVVAVADLDPERAAAQAAKHGVERSGTVEQLLADSEVELVVNLTIPAAHVPVGMAALDAGKHVWSEKPLGLDRGSAELLLAKARDAGLRVACAPDTVLGPGLQTARRAIDAGRIGQPRSALALFQTPGPESWHPAPEFLFQTGGGPLLDMGPYYLTSLATVFGPIDHVTAAGGRARETRVIGSGPRAGTEFEVTVPTSVSALVSFEGGGSAQLVLSFDSALVRTGFVEVSGTAGTLVLPDPNRFDGVTALHVPGAEKEDLEPVGALAGRGTGALELARAIRAGVPERASGELAAHVLDAMLAIAESVESGRTVEVASTFAVPPTLPEDWDPYAATL; encoded by the coding sequence GTGAGCACCGGACCCGTCGGCGTCGGCGTCATCGGCGCGGGCACCATCAGCGACACCTACCTGGAGAACCTGACCGCGTTCGCCGACACCCGCGTCGTCGCGGTCGCCGACCTCGACCCCGAGCGCGCCGCCGCCCAGGCCGCCAAGCACGGCGTCGAGCGCTCCGGCACCGTCGAGCAGCTGCTCGCCGACTCCGAGGTGGAGCTGGTCGTCAACCTGACCATCCCCGCCGCGCACGTCCCCGTCGGCATGGCCGCGCTGGACGCGGGCAAGCACGTCTGGTCCGAGAAGCCCCTGGGCCTGGACCGGGGCAGCGCCGAGCTGCTGCTGGCCAAGGCCCGCGACGCCGGGCTGCGGGTGGCCTGCGCGCCCGACACCGTCCTCGGCCCCGGCCTGCAGACCGCGCGCCGCGCCATCGACGCCGGTCGCATCGGCCAGCCGCGCTCCGCGCTCGCCCTGTTCCAGACGCCGGGCCCGGAGAGCTGGCACCCGGCCCCGGAGTTCCTGTTCCAGACCGGCGGCGGCCCGCTGCTGGACATGGGGCCGTACTACCTGACCTCGCTGGCCACCGTGTTCGGCCCGATCGACCACGTCACGGCGGCGGGCGGCCGGGCGCGCGAGACCCGCGTGATCGGCTCCGGCCCGAGGGCGGGCACCGAGTTCGAGGTGACCGTCCCGACGTCGGTGTCCGCGCTGGTGTCCTTCGAGGGCGGCGGCAGCGCGCAGCTCGTGCTCAGCTTCGACTCCGCGCTCGTGCGCACCGGGTTCGTCGAGGTCAGCGGCACGGCGGGCACCCTGGTGCTGCCCGACCCGAACCGGTTCGACGGCGTCACCGCGCTGCACGTGCCGGGCGCGGAGAAGGAGGACCTGGAACCGGTCGGCGCGCTGGCCGGCCGGGGGACGGGCGCGCTGGAGCTGGCGCGGGCCATCCGCGCGGGTGTGCCGGAGCGGGCCTCCGGCGAGCTGGCCGCGCACGTGCTGGACGCGATGCTCGCGATCGCCGAGTCGGTCGAGTCCGGCCGCACGGTGGAGGTCGCCAGCACGTTCGCCGTGCCGCCCACCCTCCCCGAGGACTGGGACCCGTACGCGGCGACCCTCTGA
- a CDS encoding TetR/AcrR family transcriptional regulator yields the protein MTGGYLKGRIRREDIITAAMELYGEVGYHGASLREIAKRVGISHAGLIYHFPTKESLLAAVLERRDAEDGEREQLTSGPPGARVLRQYLALTAHNAAHPGIVDLYSRLAAEAIAPDHPAHEYFVQHYRGAREDVLASFEALAACGGLRDGVEPKSAALVLIALMDGLQVQWLTSPEDVDLVGVLRAHLSTVLVDPLD from the coding sequence GTGACCGGGGGTTATCTCAAGGGCCGGATCCGCCGGGAGGACATCATCACGGCGGCCATGGAGCTGTACGGCGAGGTCGGCTACCACGGCGCCTCGCTGCGGGAGATAGCGAAGCGGGTGGGCATCTCGCACGCGGGGCTGATCTACCACTTCCCCACCAAGGAGTCGCTGCTCGCCGCCGTCCTGGAGCGCAGGGACGCCGAGGACGGCGAGCGCGAGCAGCTCACCTCCGGCCCGCCCGGCGCGCGGGTGCTGCGCCAGTACCTCGCGCTGACCGCGCACAACGCCGCGCACCCCGGCATCGTCGACCTGTACTCGCGCCTGGCGGCGGAGGCGATCGCCCCGGACCACCCGGCGCACGAGTACTTCGTCCAGCACTACCGGGGCGCGCGCGAGGACGTGCTGGCCTCGTTCGAGGCGTTGGCCGCCTGCGGCGGTCTGCGGGACGGCGTGGAGCCCAAGAGCGCCGCGCTGGTGCTCATCGCGCTGATGGACGGCCTGCAGGTGCAGTGGCTCACCTCACCGGAGGACGTCGACCTGGTCGGCGTGCTGCGCGCCCACCTGAGCACGGTCCTGGTCGACCCGCTCGACTGA
- a CDS encoding sugar phosphate isomerase/epimerase family protein, which yields MSTLSVQLYSVRDAFAEDPSATLAKLAEIGFTNVEPFKLVENASALRALRQHGLSAPTTHVSLVGAELNPVFDAAAELGVTTLIDPFIADEKWRDAGDIAATADALNAAAEAAKGHGLTVGYHNHWWELANRVDGRAALEVLTDHLTPDVVLEVDTYWAAAGGEDAPALLRRLGERVVALHVKDGGLATDATGQVPAGQGSVPVADVLASAPNALRVVEFDAYSGDLFEGIAASRAFLLTLEDAK from the coding sequence ATGAGCACGCTTTCCGTCCAGCTCTACTCGGTGCGCGACGCCTTCGCCGAAGACCCGTCGGCCACCCTCGCCAAGCTCGCCGAGATCGGCTTCACCAACGTGGAGCCCTTCAAGCTGGTGGAGAACGCCTCCGCCCTGCGCGCCCTGCGCCAGCACGGGCTGTCCGCCCCGACCACGCACGTCAGCCTCGTCGGCGCGGAGCTGAACCCGGTCTTCGACGCCGCCGCCGAGCTGGGCGTGACCACCCTCATCGACCCGTTCATCGCCGACGAGAAGTGGCGCGACGCGGGCGACATCGCCGCCACCGCCGACGCGCTCAACGCCGCCGCCGAGGCCGCCAAGGGCCACGGCCTCACCGTCGGCTACCACAACCACTGGTGGGAGCTGGCCAACCGCGTCGACGGCCGCGCCGCGCTGGAGGTCCTGACCGACCACCTGACCCCCGACGTGGTCCTGGAGGTCGACACCTACTGGGCCGCCGCCGGTGGCGAGGACGCCCCGGCCCTGCTGCGCCGCCTCGGCGAGCGCGTCGTCGCCCTGCACGTCAAGGACGGCGGCCTGGCCACCGACGCCACCGGCCAGGTCCCCGCAGGCCAGGGCAGCGTGCCCGTGGCCGACGTGCTCGCCTCCGCCCCGAACGCCCTGCGCGTGGTCGAGTTCGACGCCTACAGCGGCGACCTGTTCGAGGGCATCGCCGCCAGCCGCGCGTTCCTGCTCACCCTGGAGGACGCCAAGTGA